The Ruania halotolerans genome contains the following window.
GTGCGGCTGCGGCTCAGCGCTCGCGCAATCAAGACGATCGACACGATCGGCATCGAGGCCGCGATCACCAGAATCCAGGCACGAGGAGAGAAGTTCTGATGGCCAAGAAGAGCAATGACGTCCGCCCCAAGGTCGTGATCCAGTCCACGGCGGGGACGGGCTACCGCTACATCACCGAGAAGAACCGGCGGAACTCACCCGACCGCCTGGTGCTGATGAAGTACGACCCGCGCGTGCGCCGTCACGTCGAGTTCAAGGAGACCCGCTGATGGCCAAGGCATCGAAGATTGCCAAGAACCTGCAACGACAGGACACGGTGGCCCGGTATGCACAGATCCGGGCCGAGCTGAAGAAGGCCTCGGTGGACCCCCACCGCAGCGCCGATGAGCGCGAGGCGGCGATGCGTGCGCTGCACAAGCTCCCCCGGGATGCGAGCCCCACCCGCGTGCGCAACCGTGATGTGGCCGACGGGCGCCCCCGCGGGCACCTGCGCAAGTTCGGACTTTCCCGGGTGCGACTGCGCGAGATGGCCCTGCGTGGCGAACTACCCGGAATCACGAAGTCCAGCTGGTAATCCACCGTGCACATGAGAAGGAGATCGCCATGAAGGTTCGCGCCTCACTGCGCTCGCTGAAGAACCAACCCGGATCGATCGTGGTCCGCCGCCGCGGCAAGACCTACGTGATCAACAAGAAGAACCCGCGCCTCAAGGCCCGG
Protein-coding sequences here:
- the rpmG gene encoding 50S ribosomal protein L33 — protein: MAKKSNDVRPKVVIQSTAGTGYRYITEKNRRNSPDRLVLMKYDPRVRRHVEFKETR
- the rpsN gene encoding 30S ribosomal protein S14, translating into MAKASKIAKNLQRQDTVARYAQIRAELKKASVDPHRSADEREAAMRALHKLPRDASPTRVRNRDVADGRPRGHLRKFGLSRVRLREMALRGELPGITKSSW
- the ykgO gene encoding type B 50S ribosomal protein L36 produces the protein MKVRASLRSLKNQPGSIVVRRRGKTYVINKKNPRLKARQG